A part of Citrifermentans bremense genomic DNA contains:
- a CDS encoding cytochrome C: MFLKRQTAAAMLTLGFVLSPLLVPENADAIPAFSRQHKTECSTCHTIYPELNEFGDAFLKNSYVWPHKKKGANQPSAGAQGGEPAGNEWATISGLPQYVPISLTATADLAYDDDAFDGNKLNLSTRSLTLHAGGSFRDVAGFFATYNLYSQGGFHTTSAPFTPASNTNNPPNNDPDIDELFFVWRHALDSPVNLKVGRFEPKLSLWKKSNRILPVPSYASTTYLVGISPFSSDATEDGVELNAVVGNRLFVAAGVVDRDGQDREDGYGHISYKFGGTNLKGEEPEVDLESDSVWDFLSVTCGVFGYWGQNGEINNGIAQNLNNFRRIGAEADILYKRLHLKGSGSFGRDSNPTFSVARREVDSRAYTLEGEYYLGAPINLVPLFRYEHLDTGEGGTKRFIPALAYSPLQNLKLSLEYIRSNAPEGNSNTAFASLAFSL, translated from the coding sequence ATGTTCTTAAAGAGACAAACAGCAGCTGCCATGCTCACCCTGGGCTTTGTTCTTTCGCCTCTGCTTGTTCCCGAAAACGCCGACGCGATACCCGCCTTCAGCCGGCAACACAAGACCGAGTGCTCCACCTGCCACACGATATACCCGGAGTTGAACGAATTCGGTGACGCCTTCCTCAAGAACAGCTACGTCTGGCCCCACAAGAAAAAAGGCGCGAATCAGCCCAGCGCCGGGGCACAAGGGGGCGAACCGGCCGGCAACGAATGGGCAACCATCTCGGGCCTGCCCCAGTACGTCCCCATCTCTCTCACCGCGACCGCCGACTTGGCCTATGACGACGACGCCTTCGACGGCAACAAGCTCAACCTCTCCACGAGGTCTCTGACGCTGCACGCCGGCGGCTCTTTCCGGGACGTGGCAGGCTTCTTCGCCACCTACAACCTCTATTCCCAGGGTGGGTTCCACACGACCTCGGCGCCGTTTACCCCTGCCAGCAACACCAACAACCCGCCCAACAACGATCCCGACATCGACGAGCTGTTCTTCGTCTGGCGCCACGCGCTAGACTCGCCGGTGAACCTCAAGGTGGGGCGTTTCGAGCCCAAACTGTCGCTTTGGAAGAAGAGCAACCGCATCCTCCCCGTTCCGTCCTATGCCTCCACCACCTACCTGGTGGGCATTTCGCCCTTCAGCAGCGACGCGACCGAGGACGGGGTGGAACTGAACGCGGTGGTGGGCAACCGCCTGTTCGTCGCGGCAGGGGTCGTCGACAGGGACGGCCAGGACCGGGAGGACGGCTACGGGCATATTTCCTACAAGTTCGGCGGGACCAACCTGAAAGGGGAGGAGCCCGAGGTGGATCTTGAAAGCGACAGCGTCTGGGACTTCCTGTCCGTCACCTGCGGCGTCTTTGGCTACTGGGGGCAAAACGGCGAGATCAACAACGGCATCGCCCAGAACCTCAACAACTTCCGCCGCATCGGCGCCGAGGCCGACATCCTTTACAAGCGGCTGCACCTGAAGGGGAGCGGCAGCTTCGGCAGGGATTCCAACCCGACATTCTCCGTGGCGCGGCGGGAGGTCGACAGCCGGGCGTACACGCTGGAAGGCGAGTACTACCTGGGGGCGCCAATCAACCTGGTACCGCTCTTCCGCTACGAGCATCTGGACACCGGCGAGGGGGGGACCAAGCGTTTCATCCCCGCGCTGGCCTACTCCCCGCTGCAGAACTTGAAGCTTTCCCTGGAATACATCCGCAGCAATGCGCCGGAAGGAAACAGCAACACAGCCTTCGCCTCTCTCGCCTTCAGTTTGTAG
- a CDS encoding cytochrome C, with amino-acid sequence MKKFLVTTLIIAATATTAHAGLKVVGRGDAMRLDPSSYPPAMKANYDIMRVRCVKCHTLERTIVAIQTGVAPISGQPFDRSATKAYGIKMLRKPDSNMSKPEVKATVDLMNYLLSEAGQ; translated from the coding sequence ATGAAAAAGTTCCTCGTCACCACGCTTATTATCGCAGCGACCGCAACCACTGCCCATGCCGGGCTCAAAGTCGTCGGCAGGGGGGACGCCATGCGCCTCGACCCCTCCTCCTACCCGCCGGCGATGAAGGCGAACTACGACATCATGAGAGTGAGGTGCGTCAAGTGCCACACCCTGGAGCGCACCATCGTCGCCATCCAGACCGGCGTCGCCCCCATCTCGGGGCAGCCCTTCGACCGCAGCGCCACCAAGGCCTACGGCATCAAGATGCTCAGAAAGCCCGACTCCAACATGTCCAAGCCGGAAGTGAAGGCCACGGTCGACCTGATGAACTACCTCCTGAGCGAAGCGGGGCAATAA